The Gossypium raimondii isolate GPD5lz chromosome 2, ASM2569854v1, whole genome shotgun sequence genome segment CCAGAATCTCCGATAAGCAAAAGCTTAAATAGATAATCACTGCcatttaaacaaacaaacaatattCAAGATattaaaagaaggaaaaaaaatcaaaattttaatatatcgCTAAAAAAACCTCTCCAATCTCTCTCAATTTATATATTGAGGGtcctttcaaaaaattaaagcaatttAATTCCTATCAACATCAATTGTACTTAATTGTGATTGATgtgataacaaatttagctctcaaaatttatatattctatcaatttagttcgatttaataaatttatcccTCAACATTGCAATatttgtgtaaatgttgaggctGAATTTGTTAgactttttagaattaagaccaAATGACTGTAAACACTgaaagctaaatttgttattatgttaATCAAAACTATGTAAATTAATAGAAGATATTAACGTCGGGATTAATGGTTCTTAGTTGTTCACTTTTGAAATTCACGGAATTAAATtgctttaacttttttttattgaaaatgactaatttgctcaatttcaaaCTTGAGAAGAACTAGAGCAATTTTGTTGCTGGAGTTTATTTATAGAACAACGAATTCATGAAGttcacaatttatttatttagaattaaacatagaaattatatattaagttCTAGAAAGTATTTCACTTCTAATAAATCATATTTCGTTTTCATTAAATTGAACTGGATCGTTCTTCATTTTATAGAACTAGTGAATTAAGTTCTATAGAATTACcctaacaaataatatttttttaacaatctcattatagattctgatcatatctgttctttttgacataatgtcTAGAACTATCCATAGCCCCTTccccataaataagaggataatgcattTTAGCACACTCGAACCTACGTACTCCTACACTGACAACAATGCCCATACCAATCGAACTAAGATTTAATCGGTACAAGTTTTCATTTCTCGTACCGGACTGTATTAacattgaattataaattttttttggcagCAACGATTTCCATCCTTTAAGCCTAAATTTCTTggaaatatgttaaaattactACCTAACTTGAGAATTCACAAACAATATTATCATTTCTAAGCTAAATTTagtgctaaaaataaaattttacataaacaGATCGGAAACAAAAATGCAATCGGATCTGATTCACATAGCCAATCGACAATAAAAAATGACTGATTTAACGTAAATCCAAGATAATTAACGATTTCTTTCtaagatttgaaaaaaaaaaatcggaaCTTACTATTCGGGAGTCATGCTGGCGACGAGTTAGAATATACTGAGTCACGAGTTAGAATTTCCGATCGTCGCCGGAgaaagagaaaattgaaacaaaaaaaagaaagatcaaTGGgggaatatttgttttttataaataaagaaataaagttagattttttttaattccaatttttaattaatgaattattaatttgaGAATGTTGTTGGAATCGGATCAATCGGATTGAGAATCCACTAGTATATTGATTcgggtaaaataataaataagttttggaATAAATTGCTCGAAacgataaaaacaaaaaattaggaaaaatcggtgattcaatttataattgtttttaaaattttaactattttgttaatttgtatgaaatttctaattgtttttttcattattGTTATATTCGCGGTTAAACTTAGAATTAGTACTATAATTAGTTCATCATCCgatccaatttttaaaatattgtttgagGCACTGTTATTGGAGCTATACCGCACTAGTCGGTTGGATTGATTGGATGAAAAATTGATCGATTTATTGGTCCAAACAAAGGAATTGAACCATATTTAAGTGAACTactcaaaatcaataaaaatttaatggttgaatcgatttataattaattgtttgtttaatattttttaggaaaTTAGAGAGAGTGTGATGTAGCAATGAGACCAACAAAAGATTACCACGTGTATTATACTTATGTTATATTAATGGGTTAGTTTCATCAAACATCCTCAAACTATcgtatagattttaaattggtttataAACTTAATGCtctaactaaatttcaaaatatcaatattgTACCAATTCTGTCCTTTTGTCAATCTAACCATCAATTTTGGTATTAAATGTCAATTTGGATCTGACGtggaacatatttaaaatatttggagCAAATTATAAATACACATACACGTATCTTAGATCTAATATGTTAGGTCCAAATTGTTTATATAATAGATACAtgtgtttataatttgatttaattatttaaaatatgctcAAGTTCATATTTGAGCTAGTATTTAACGCCCAAGCTGATGGCTAGATTGACGAAAGGATCTAATTGATACTGTACTAGAAATTCAAGGGTTCAATtagaatgttttgaaattttggatcaATTTATAATCTGAGTCATAGTTTAAGGACTTACAGTGAATTTAACCCATATTTTTCTCTGAAATtaagatataaattatttttgttcatatCTTTTTCGAATCTCCCAACTCTCTGTTTgtctgaaaaagaaaagaatccaAAAGATGCTTCGATCCTCATGCAGTAACCGAGTCTCGAGCGAGCTCTTCTTGGACTCACCTGATTCCCAATCACTGAGTTCGAATCAACATGGTTCAGAGACGGTTTTCTTGGACAAACAACTACTTCCGATGTATAACCCCCTTTCACGCGCCGCCGAGAAAGAAAGGTCCCACCTTAGATCTGCTGAGAACGCCGTCCACATCATCCCTTTCGTTCTCGTTTTTTGCGGTTTCATCCTTTGGTTATTCTCCAGCATAGGTTTCAAAAACATCCcttctttttcatatattttctgcTTTTTCTTCGATTGATTGTGAGAAGTTAGTTCAATGTGCTATTTATGATTGTCTACGATCtaggtttttgaaaatttggttcTAAGTTAGTGAAATAAACAACTTGCGTTTATTTGGTTGAGATGCTAAGAGTATTGAATTGGTGTGATTTGATTATTAGCCATATCTGTATGTTTTATTGATCTGCCAAGGCATAAGAACTGGTTAGCTTTCTACTTTTAAATCCTCTTATTGgttattaagttattttaggcccttttttaaaatttagatgcATGAATTCTGATAACATTTACTGATTTTCAGTAGCAGATATTAGATAGATTAAAGTTAGATATCAGGTAGATTAAGCTTAGACTGTTTTGCTCGTGTCCGACAACTCATGTCCAACATATGGTTATGGGGATATGACCTTTAAAGATCCTTCAAATGTgaagaaaatattagaaaagTGTATATAAACCAGTCTCTGTTACAGATCATAGCCGACACTCACACTCGAGTCTGAGTAACATAGAAAATCTTAGAAAGTCTTAACTATACTGGTCCCGGTTGCAGACCATATTCGACACTCACACCTGAGTCCGAGTAACATAGtagttaaaaatcaaatttagacTATAGAGTCTTGTGTTTGATTTAGTGTTGCTTTAAAGCCTAAGATGATCAAATTCTCTGCAGAATCAAGGGTTTGAAGATTGATATCAAAATCAAGAGTACTTTTTGTGCATGGGGCAACttgattcaaaaattgaagctgTTAAGAGCTTCAATTCAACAAACCAAGTGGTATATACATAACCTGTGAGGTTGTGAAAGAATGGAATGTAGCTCGGGTTCTTTTCAAATAGATAGTTCATTTGCTACTGAAaaaacattttttgtttttgtacaATGCAGATGATTTAATGCACTTTTCAATGTCAAATGTATACAAGATGAAagttaatgtattttcaattgaTGAGAAACATCTATTTGTTCATTCTTGCTAGTTATGGTCATTGGTTTAATATTAACTTCAACAATTTCCCAGTAATTTTTAATGCTATTGGATACTTGAATCTTGAATTGGTGCCAGAGTATCGATTTGCAGGTACGACGATGAGATTCAACTATTTCGGGTGGAGAATCTGCTTGTGGCAGGTAATGGAACTCCTGGAATCATATAATGTGCTGCATATTTTCCATTTCTATAATCTGCAATGCGCTTTTCTTCACTGAATTCGACTTGGTTGTATGGTTATATCTGGACAAATGCTCGACTAGGGACAAGTAACATTGCTCATTTTGTCAAAGAAAGCTCTgtaatttcatgtttaattaataaatgatggATAGAACAGCTTCAAATGGCAATGATATAtagtttgttttctttcttgCTACTTATGGTCTTGaaatctttacatttttatGCTTTGAGAGGCTCACACtcaaaatttgtgtgttcaagcACTGGTCCAAGTCTAACTAGTTTAGGTATGACAATATTGTTACGAATAGAACAGACAAGTTGATTATCCCACTGCAACAGTGATCCAACAAGATTTGCCCGTACGGTTAACGGAAAGACCCGAGGCCATCTTTCTTCTCCATATGCCCTGAGAGCACCTTCTATGGCTGCTGGTCCAGATTTAATTGCATTAGCTAATTTCCTGGTCAGTATCACAGAATCCTCTAAAGCACAACAAGCACCTTGCCCGAGGTTGGGAGTCATCGGATGCCAAGCATCTCCAACCAGCACTACTTTGCCGGTTGAAGCAGGAGGGCTTAAACCCGGCCATAACCAACGATCAACAAGCGGGGTTTTACTGATTGTCTCATCTGGGCTGAGATCAATCAATCTAATTAACTCTTCAGGCCAGTTGTTTACGAGTTCCTTTGCTTGCTTCCTCAGCAAAGCTGGATCAGTAATCTTTGGACCTGCAACAAGCCATGTCAGAAGGGTCGTTATAAGGTAATTCGTTACTTCATTTTATGATTGAAtcttaaagtaaaataaaagatcgAAAAAAAACCTGGAGAGGAGGGACTGTTATAGCAGATAAACCAGTAAACTTTTGTAGGAGACACGGGGACATATCCAGCACGCAAACCTCTTCCGTAGATATAATTAACATTTGCTGCAAATGGCTGCCCATCGGGATAAACTCCAAGTCCACGGAAAGCACTATATCCTGCATACTTCGGCTCGGAGAAACCCATCCAGTTGGCTATCGGAGATCTAATTCCATCACAACCGATAACAATCTGTTGAAGAAACATATTCAATAACCCAATTTCTTTCAACACAGCAACGTTGAAACTTGAGGTCTACTAACCTTTGCAAGCAACGTAGTCCCATTGGTAAGTTGCAAAAGagtttcaccattttcactcgATTGAATCTTTCCTAACTTGGAAGAGAACCGAACTGTCTCAGGTGGTAACTCGTTGGCAAGCGTCTCCAGTAGTATTCTCCGCTCCACAGCACGAACTTCTTGGCTGCCAAAGTAAAAAAGGTACGAATATTAGTTTGTcgaaacaaagaaaacaattgTCTCCAAAGAATGTTCATTACGTTTGATCTTCGTCTTTGAATTTGAAGGAGCGTAACTCCCTTCCATCTTCTGAATTCACCGCCATCCTGCACAGCTGATGCAATTAACAAGTTCAGAATATGGTAAGCCATAACTAATTAGGTCTAAAAACGTAGGTTCCAAGTCCCCGTACTTAATGAAGTTTAATAAATATTAggagttaaatttgtttttatattttaatattaaaaatgttaataattttattataatttttattattaaagtacaGAGAAATTCGTTAAAGCTAAACTCACTTTAGAATGTTtggtttttatataaatatccGTTAGAATTAGCAAGAAGCATGTGAAATTGACATATATACCCTTGAATTTCAAGAAATTGGCCCCTGAGAGTATCAGCAACACCAATGGCATCCAATACCCGCCACCCATTCTTGAAAAGGGTAAGTGAGGTTCCACCAGTTCTAAGTGACGCTGCTTGCTCAAGCACCACTGACCCAATCCCTAGCCtgattatgtatatatatatatatatatatatatatgattttaatctCTTAAcatgaaaacaaattaaatggcaaaaatttctatttttgttttgcaGACCTGCGAAGAGACACTGCAGTGGCGAGACCAGCAATCCCAGCTCCGACGATGACGATATCTTCTTTTCGTACACCAGCTGAAGCTTTAATGTTGACTGAGGGGTTGAGTTTGGTTCTGGGTTGAGCTCGGAACCATGATGGTTTCTGTGAAAATCTGATACCCTGAGAATTGTAGAAAGAAGGTCGTGGCATATGGGAAGTGGTCATTGCCATGGTGATATAGAGTGTAATGAGTTTGGGAAGTTTTGTGATTGTTTTTTGAGAttggagaataaaaaaaaaaaaacataagatTTTAAGTATGGAAATAAGTGGAGGAGATGAAAGGATCTTGTTGGTTCATGTTGAGCCAtgttttttgataaaaaaaaatgatactTTGATATAGAAAATTCTCCAAAGTTGACCATatccaaacataaaaaattctactgctcaaacttgaatttgaaatatgatGGAGTTTCGATTTGTAGAAATCAAaaaagtttttgaattttgagttattcaagtcaactcgaataaataatttgagtcTTGAGTTCGaatcaagttaaaattttcaattcaaataactcgaatagTTAGAATAATAGATTAGTTAGTTCCTGTCAAGtttgaaattgagcaaattagtctcttaataaaattataaaataatacaaaataatcttcaaaaatacaaaaaattttaaaattcaaaatatttataaaattctaaaatttatatttttaaaaattttaaaaaatatataaagaaggttaaaaattaaaattttttaggataataattttgggacctaaataagttacttagtgattcaagtttatcatactaaagtattttattattattatttggtttgaaaaagttttaaatatacattgtttcaaatttatgtgctttaACATGTAATTAGTTATaatgtaacaagattttaatttgacatgtttaattttttaatttaactcgaacaattttactcgattcgacttgaatttcatttcacttaaCTTGAATCGAAAAACTTTCAACTCaagttagaatgataaaataggaatcgtcaactcgattaactcgaaaatttttcactcgattcgattcgattcgattcgattcgactcgactcgatcgaacgctcacccctagGAATAATAGCTTAAACGTTGGTCTCAAATTTGATTGAAGAAACCTTGAATGATTTATAACATTCGAATggcttaaaataaatttgatctaaattgtgaaaattgatcattgaactattcgaaagtttttatttaagtcattgggttaTTAAACTAGTTGACCTTCTTTGTCCGCACTGCTTACACCATCGAACTTCGAAAGTTCTCATTCCCCTTTTCTTCTACAATTCcgtttttttcataaaataacttTGAATGTTATGAATTTACGGACCAAAGTCCAAATAGTTTTCATCTCCGATTTGCAACAGACTGTTAGATCGACTTTGATCTAAAGTATCTTCTTCTACTCGTCGATGTGTACTGATCCACCGTGCTGTACGTCAAATTATCGTTTGGAGTTCACTAGTcgaactttaaaacaaaaacttagcacctcaatgatttaaataaaaactatttgtGACATTTCTAAAATTCGCTAAATGTATTTGTGGCGTCCTGAAAAACGCGGCAAATAAAAGAGGTTGGCAAAAGTTGCAGTGTCTCTTTTTAAAAAGCGTTGCTAGTCATGCAATGTTTTCTATACACATAGTGGCATTTTGTAAACACTGCAAAAAAGTAGGGTTTGGATCTTGTAGTTTTTTGCTGCCCTCATTTACTAATTTCAAGACATTCAAGGAAGTTAATACTTATAATTTTTGCCTTCAGAAACAGGAACCTGAACATCGCTATAGAATGTATTGTTGATTGATAAATTACTCGTGAAAACCATGACTAGTCACTTCAATTTTTCTCTCTCAGATATATTTTCTTTGTAAGGATCTCTAATTTCAGTTACCACTTCATTGGAGAAAATCTAGCGATGATAAAATGAAGATACACTCAAGATTAGAATAcgaaattattatatattttttgcttACATTAACTTCATCACTTACAATCATTTATATAGATGTTCCAAGTGACTTTTAAATTCTATATATTCATTCATGTTACTAATTTTGTACATTCATACATCATAATTAATGACTactaaattttctaaattcatcctTTCGAACTTTAATTACAACACATTATTCAACAATTATGTCATAGACAAAGTAACGCAGCACAAAACAAGTGATGAGGAGGTTCCATGCAACAAACTCCAAATCTGCAAGTAAATCATCCTATCTGCAACGGGGCCATAGTTTCCTGATGTAGGACGACAATGAACGATTGGATAAAAGCACAACACCTACACTTAATAACGCCacacaaaatatgaaaaagctGAAATTATCAGTGGCACAAACGAGGCTTGGTGATATGATTGTTGAGCAGAACAAATAGGTAATAGAGAAGAGAATTAAGGGTAGAGTTAATAGCTGACCATAAAACCCAGTTGGGAGTAAAAGATAAATGGTTATGATTGTCACCCAAAATGAAGTACTATTAAGAATCAAGAAAGTTATGTATAAACATTCTTTCATCACCACCTTCCCCACCTTGCTGAACGGAAGTGAATCACTGTCGCTACCGTCAGCCTGTCGAAGCCCTCCCAGTGGGCTGAGAACCGCTTGGAAAGTGGCTGTTGCAACCAGTGCAGCCACCACTAGCTAAGCATCACGTGTTTCGGTCGAGATATTTGTTTTCTGGCCTTTTAGGAACCGTATGACATTATCAAGAAGTATAGGCTTTGGTTCAGAACTTACTTGCTTCATGGAAGGAATAGAATTAATATCGTTGGTGTTCATTACATGACTATGTGTAGCTCCTGCTTGGATTAAAACATCTTTCATGTCTGGATTATTATTAGCACCATCAACAATGTCCAGAACTGTTAAACCTTCTAGGCTTTTTGCGTTCACGTCGATGTTACACTTTAGTAACGATTTCACAACCTGCATTGTAGAATATAGCAATGATTATCTTATTCCTATTGAAGAAAGGATTATGAtggttaaattatgctaatatttCATGTGCCATGTGGTTCTAGTGGATTTGGTCCTGCATTCCAACTcgatcaaatttaattttaattacaactGTTGATAGAGGCCAAAATGCTTCACCTCAAAGCAAGTTGAGATATCTCTTTCCCAATAAGGCCAAAACTATAGGAGATATCTCAAAGCCAGATATGTGTCTTTCTTCTGTGAAATTCCAATCTCTTCTTATCTTTCTTTGAGGCACAGAGAGCTGGTTGGATTAGCTTACAAAGTACATGCTAAGTCATACTTAATTCATTATATAACATCTTTTATTGGTTCAAAATGGTTgaattggaatatatatataagattgtTGTTTCTCAAAGTTTATCCTAATtcttttatactaaaatttttaaatgagtCAGCTTCATTTCTTTAATAAGGGTAGGTTTTAGTAGATGGTAAAGTAAGGTGCGATGCGATgcgtttaattttttttttttgattttacgTTACAGTATCACTATAATATCTAATTTCACCatcatcaatatttttatactaattataaataaacacatcATCTATTCAAACTTATTTGTAAACTTTATACATAAAAACGATTGctgaaatggaaaaataaaaaaatggatgtTGACAATTATGGTTAATGATTGAAATGAAAGAAGTCATACAAGACAATTAATGATTCCAAAAGAAATCGCTCTGAGTCACACGGCCAGCCCACTTTGGTCGTCTGTTTTAGTCTTAAAAAATTCCAACTGCTGGATGTGTATAAGTAAAGAAAATGCAAGCTTTCAATTGGCCCCTTCCAAATGGGTGTATTCTAAATAAGActagttattattttatcacaGTGGTGCTATAAGTAACATTTCCATTGCTACGCTGCAGCAAAATATGCCAACAATTtaccataaatttaaaataaagtacTAAAATTAACGACTTATATCCTAATAAAtgccaataaaaaaataaaaaattatatgattaagtgaatttttaaaaattttataggaATAAGCCGGTTTCTGCCATATTAAAAGTGGTAgaaccaatattttttttttaattttttggtgccaccgaaaaataaaaaaagtattagtGTTACCACTTTTAATGTTGATGTGGCAGAAAGTGCTTCCAGTTGGAAGCGTTTTTTGCATTTTGCCTAAAACACTTTCAATTgaaagt includes the following:
- the LOC105789294 gene encoding monooxygenase 2 isoform X1; the protein is MAMTTSHMPRPSFYNSQGIRFSQKPSWFRAQPRTKLNPSVNIKASAGVRKEDIVIVGAGIAGLATAVSLRRLGIGSVVLEQAASLRTGGTSLTLFKNGWRVLDAIGVADTLRGQFLEIQGMAVNSEDGRELRSFKFKDEDQTQEVRAVERRILLETLANELPPETVRFSSKLGKIQSSENGETLLQLTNGTTLLAKIVIGCDGIRSPIANWMGFSEPKYAGYSAFRGLGVYPDGQPFAANVNYIYGRGLRAGYVPVSPTKVYWFICYNSPSSPGPKITDPALLRKQAKELVNNWPEELIRLIDLSPDETISKTPLVDRWLWPGLSPPASTGKVVLVGDAWHPMTPNLGQGACCALEDSVILTRKLANAIKSGPAAIEGALRAYGEERWPRVFPLTVRANLVGSLLQWDNQLVCSIRNNIVIPKLVRLGPVLEHTNFECEPLKA
- the LOC105789294 gene encoding monooxygenase 2 isoform X2; its protein translation is MAVNSEDGRELRSFKFKDEDQTQEVRAVERRILLETLANELPPETVRFSSKLGKIQSSENGETLLQLTNGTTLLAKIVIGCDGIRSPIANWMGFSEPKYAGYSAFRGLGVYPDGQPFAANVNYIYGRGLRAGYVPVSPTKVYWFICYNSPSSPGPKITDPALLRKQAKELVNNWPEELIRLIDLSPDETISKTPLVDRWLWPGLSPPASTGKVVLVGDAWHPMTPNLGQGACCALEDSVILTRKLANAIKSGPAAIEGALRAYGEERWPRVFPLTVRANLVGSLLQWDNQLVCSIRNNIVIPKLVRLGPVLEHTNFECEPLKA